The following proteins are encoded in a genomic region of Chloracidobacterium sp.:
- the pnp gene encoding polyribonucleotide nucleotidyltransferase yields the protein MPKKYLNESIKFGNKELIVETGKVAKQADGSVVIRYGDTMLLVAAVSARTAKEGLDFFPLTVEYRENSFSAGRIPGNYFRREGRPSEKEVLTCRLIDRPIRPLFADGYRFETQVVASVISADTDNDPDVIAITGASCALYLSDIPFNDPIAGTRIGLIDGKYIINPTYEERRSSDLNLVVAGTEEAICMVECEASEVEEKVMIEALMLAHREIRRLCLWQKELGKALNITKREFATPEIDPHIATDVEKTWSDKLRTALDSTGREKIEVYAGIDALKKEVVESYPEDDPGARAMAGKAFNALKEKIFREDMLVNKRRPDGRKFSEVRPISCEVGWLPRVHGSALFTRGETQAMVSTTLGTKMDEQFMDDLEKGEVKRRFLLHYNFPPYSVGETGRFGSTSRRETGHGNLARRAIMSVLPDEADFPYAIRIVSDITESNGSSSMATVCGGILSLMDAGVPIKKPVAGVAMGLVMEGNRYAILTDIAGAEDHYGDMDFKVTGTADGITALQMDIKIGGINAVILQEALEQARKGRLHILDIMAKTIAEPRPDLSAYAPRIITIKIHPDKIRDVIGKGGSVIRSITEETGAKIDIEDDGTVMIATNDGEAAQAAIARIKALTAEAEVGETYLGTVSRIVDFGAFVEIMPGLDGLLHISEISDRRVKDVRDELKEGQQILVKCIGKEGNKIKLSRKAILAEEKAKGSTGDQ from the coding sequence ATGCCAAAGAAATATTTGAATGAATCGATAAAGTTCGGAAATAAAGAACTCATCGTAGAAACAGGCAAAGTTGCCAAACAGGCCGATGGTTCGGTTGTAATACGTTACGGAGATACGATGCTGCTCGTCGCAGCCGTCTCCGCAAGAACTGCAAAAGAAGGACTTGACTTCTTTCCGCTGACGGTCGAATACCGCGAAAATTCGTTTTCAGCGGGACGAATTCCGGGAAATTATTTCCGTCGCGAAGGCCGCCCGTCCGAAAAAGAGGTCCTTACCTGCCGGTTGATCGACCGCCCTATCAGGCCGCTCTTCGCGGATGGATACCGCTTTGAAACTCAGGTTGTTGCGTCGGTAATTTCGGCTGACACTGATAACGACCCGGACGTGATCGCCATTACCGGTGCGTCATGCGCTCTCTATTTGTCGGATATTCCGTTCAACGATCCGATCGCGGGTACACGAATCGGGCTTATCGACGGCAAATACATAATAAACCCGACCTATGAGGAGCGTCGCAGCAGCGATCTTAACCTCGTGGTTGCCGGAACCGAAGAGGCCATCTGCATGGTCGAGTGTGAGGCCAGCGAGGTCGAAGAAAAGGTAATGATCGAGGCTCTGATGCTTGCACATCGTGAGATCAGGAGGTTGTGCTTGTGGCAGAAGGAGCTCGGCAAAGCTCTGAACATCACAAAACGTGAGTTTGCAACGCCCGAGATCGATCCGCATATTGCGACTGACGTTGAGAAGACGTGGAGCGACAAGCTCCGTACGGCACTCGATTCCACCGGCCGCGAAAAGATCGAGGTCTATGCGGGCATCGATGCTCTAAAGAAGGAAGTAGTGGAGAGCTATCCGGAAGATGATCCCGGCGCGAGAGCAATGGCCGGCAAGGCATTTAATGCCCTTAAGGAAAAGATCTTTCGCGAAGATATGCTCGTCAACAAACGGCGGCCGGATGGGCGTAAATTCTCAGAGGTTCGTCCGATCTCATGCGAGGTCGGCTGGCTGCCGCGTGTTCACGGCTCGGCCCTGTTCACGCGCGGCGAGACACAGGCTATGGTCAGCACGACGCTCGGGACAAAGATGGACGAGCAGTTCATGGATGATCTGGAGAAAGGCGAAGTGAAGCGGCGCTTTTTGCTGCATTATAACTTTCCGCCGTATTCCGTTGGCGAGACCGGCCGTTTCGGATCGACATCACGCCGCGAAACGGGGCACGGCAACCTTGCACGCCGTGCGATCATGTCGGTACTTCCGGATGAAGCAGACTTCCCGTACGCCATCAGGATCGTATCGGATATTACAGAATCGAACGGTTCATCATCGATGGCTACGGTCTGCGGCGGCATTCTGAGCCTTATGGACGCAGGTGTGCCGATCAAGAAGCCGGTTGCCGGCGTTGCCATGGGACTTGTGATGGAGGGCAATCGCTATGCGATCCTGACGGATATCGCCGGTGCTGAGGATCATTACGGCGATATGGATTTCAAGGTAACCGGAACCGCGGACGGTATTACAGCCCTTCAGATGGATATCAAGATCGGCGGGATCAACGCTGTGATCCTTCAGGAAGCGCTTGAGCAGGCTCGCAAAGGCCGCCTGCACATACTTGATATTATGGCCAAGACGATCGCGGAGCCGCGGCCCGACCTTTCGGCATACGCACCGCGCATCATCACGATCAAGATACATCCGGACAAGATCCGCGATGTGATCGGAAAGGGCGGTTCTGTCATCCGTTCGATCACGGAAGAGACCGGAGCGAAGATCGATATCGAGGACGACGGCACGGTGATGATCGCCACGAACGACGGTGAGGCGGCTCAGGCTGCCATCGCCCGCATCAAGGCTCTTACTGCCGAAGCTGAAGTGGGCGAGACCTACCTTGGCACCGTTTCAAGGATCGTCGATTTCGGTGCTTTCGTCGAGATCATGCCGGGCCTTGACGGCTTGCTGCACATCTCGGAGATATCTGACCGCCGGGTTAAGGACGTGCGGGATGAATTGAAGGAAGGCCAGCAGATACTTGTTAAGTGTATCGGCAAAGAAGGCAATAAGATCAAGCTTTCGCGCAAAGCTATTCTTGCCGAAGAGAAGGCAAAAGGGAGCACCGGAGACCAATAG